The genome window CCGCTGGCTCGCGCGACAGTCGCTGACGGATCTGCTCAAGGCCGGCAGCTGACATGGAGACTCCAATGACCCACACCACTGCCATAGCTGCGACCTCCCCCTCCCCCCTGGTGTCCCTGCGCGGCATCGGGAAGCACTACGGCAGCCTGACCGTGCTGCACGACATCCACCTGGACATTCAGGCCGGCGAATTCCTGGCCATCACCGGTCCTTCCGGCAGCGGGAAATCCACCCTGCTGGGCATCCTGGGGCTCCTCGAACGCCCCAGCCGCGGGACGCACCTGATCAGTGGCGTGGACGCTTGGTCGCTGAGTGACGCCGAGCAGTCGCGCCTGCGCGGCTCCGCCCTGGGTTTCGTCTTCCAGCAGTTCCATCTGCTGCCCGAACTGACCGCTCTGGACAACGTGGCCCGGCCCCTGCGCCTCAACCGGCGCGGCGGGGACTGGCGGGCAGAAGCGCACCGCATGCTGGAACGCGTGGGCCTGGCCCACCGGGCGGGGCACCGGCCTGCACAGCTGTCTGGCGGTGAACAGCAGCGCGT of Deinococcus radiotolerans contains these proteins:
- a CDS encoding ABC transporter ATP-binding protein; this encodes MTHTTAIAATSPSPLVSLRGIGKHYGSLTVLHDIHLDIQAGEFLAITGPSGSGKSTLLGILGLLERPSRGTHLISGVDAWSLSDAEQSRLRGSALGFVFQQFHLLPELTALDNVARPLRLNRRGGDWRAEAHRMLERVGLAHRAGHRPAQLSGGEQQRVAIARALIRRPQLLLADEPTGNLPPAMWGDILELFRELNTDGHTVVVVTHDPLVARRASRNIRMEGGVTERANGPSAE